Below is a genomic region from Balaenoptera acutorostrata chromosome 9, mBalAcu1.1, whole genome shotgun sequence.
AAGTATGAAAGATAAACGTGATGATTGGTAAAGAAATTAACCATTTATAAGACTGTTGATATTTTGAAAGTCAAAACTTTAGTTTGTTCAAATGGGCTGTTATTTCTGAGAATAATTAGAATGAGAATGATGACTGGATGGTTACATTTTGGTAAATGAACAAACTTATTCCAAAAGAAAATTCACACAGAGACAGTAGTAACACCAAGAATGAAAGGAATACTGAAGTTAGACATAATAATTCACCTTTGAGGGCAATTTTCACTGGTATTTAGATATGTTTCTTCTCCCACCTGGAAATAAAGCATTGAAGTCTGCAGTAGAAAGCCCCAACATATGTGGGACCCAGGAAGCATGCTTGCAAaacacttctagaaaaaaaaaccaTGGTGACTTGTTTATTGGTTATTACTGACATTATTGACACAGAACCTACTTACTAAAAGCTACTTATAATTGAGAAATTCTGAATTTTGAGATCTCTGCTGTTCAAAAGAAGTGGATtgtgacaaaataaatttattattttttgtcatgATAAATTCTGGTTCAAGGTATGCTACCTGTGAAATAATTTCTGACGAAAGCCAGATTTttttatccatctttttttttttttttgattatttatcTTAGCTTGCAGACTCAGCACTCTGACTTTtgactgtttttaaaagtaaatccaTTATCAGGAGATTTGATATTGGTTCTCAACAGCATGAAACTGAGTCTAAAAGACCAAGTAAGCAAATATATTCATCTCTgataatttatttgaaatgcaATGTTTAATTTGCTAAGATCTAGTGGTATTGCTATGACTAAGCAATCAGGTACCTATCTATGGgaagtaattattattttataaatcttgAAACCAGGTCTTGAGATGTATGAACCAATTCTGATACTACTTAAGCTctttatttggaagaaaattttgAATTGTTTTGTTCTCCCTAATAAGATGGTTgtaggaagaaaaattaatttgagcaAGATTTTGGATAGACTGTATTTCATTGAATCTAAGATGTCATCATTTGTAAAGcacaccattattttatgtacctctaagaaataaaaatgctgttAATTAAAATGTGACATGCCATTCATTAATTGTAAGATACCTCTCCATAGCAGAGATATTAAAACATGCATCTTAGAATCACTGAAATATGATAGTCCATTCTTTCCCTCTTTTGAGGTAgatcttatgcttttttttttctggctaccaaatttcacaatttaaaaaaagcaaaataaacatagtttgaatatttttgtgtgtatagaACACTTACACAGCATAGCTTTCCACCAAAACAAACTAGGTATGTGAGACATTTTATCTTCAGGCTGACTGGATGTCACTGAAGCATACTAGTggagagggtgacctacatgtgGAGATACCTGACACTAAACGGCATCTTGATAACCTAAAGCACTCTACACTTTTATGAAGggttttaattttcatcacaAGGTACTGTGTAGCATCATGTTTACATTGTATGCAAGAGTATACAAAGGTGCAGGTACTTAATTGGCCCTTAAAATGTATCAATATAGGATTTAGAATCTTGCCATTCTGTAACCCTAAATgcatagaagaaaaaagaatgaaagatttCCTGTTCTTAGTGTTCAATCTAgtactaaaattaataaaaatcaaaacccaTGCACAAAACTACCTCCCCAGAGAAAGGCTAGTCCCTTTTCCTCCCCATCCATTTCATTATGAACATAGTAGAAAATAGCATATTCTtatcaaatttgatgaaaagtgCCAACATGTTTGAATTGAAGTATGACTTTTCATGTGAGCTGTACCGAATGTCTACCTATTCGGCTTTCCCCGCCGGTGTTCCTGTCTCAGAAAGGAGTCTCGCTCGTGCTGGTTTTTATTATACTGGTGTGAATGACAAGGTCAAATGCTTCTGTTGCGGCCTGATGCTGGATAACTGGAAACAAGGAGATAATCCTATTGAAAAGCATAAAAAGTTGTATCCTAGCTGTAGCTTTGTTCAAAATCTGAATTCAGCTAACATCTCGGGAGCCACTTCTCAGCCTACTTTTCCTTCTTCAGTAACAAATTCCACGTACTCATTACTTCCAAGTTTGGAAAACAGTGGCTATTTCAGTGGCTCTTATTCAAGCTTTCCATCAAATCTTTTGAACTCTGGACCAAATCAAGATTTTTCTGCCTTGAGGATAAGTCCCTACCGTTGTGCAATGAATACCGAAAAAGCCAGATTACTTACTTTCCAGATGTGGCCATTGACTTTTCTGTCACCAACAGATCTGGCAAAAGCAGGCTTTTACTACATAGGACCTGGAGATAGAGTGGCCTGCTTTGCCTGTGGTGGAAAATTGAGCAACTGGGAACCAAAGGATGATGCTGTGTCAGAACACCTGAGACATTTCCCCAACTGCCCATTTTTAGGAAATCAGCTTCAAGGCACTTCAAGATACACTGTTTCTAATCTGAGCATGCAGACATATGCAGCCCGCTTCAAAACATTCTGTAACTGGCCCTCTAGTGTTCCAGTTCATCCTGAGCAGCTTGCAAGTGCAGGTTTTTATTATATGGGTAAGAAAATCtgataataaaaaacaaatattcaacATGTGTTATCTCATACATTTTAGTGGTCAAATTATATGTATTCATAAGTTTTGGTCCAAAATTAATTTTAGGTCACAGTGATGATGTGAAATGCTTTTGCTGTGATGGTGGGCTGAGGTGTTGGGAATCTGGAGATGATCCATGGGTGGAACATGCCAAGTGGTTTCCAAGGtaattgttttgaaattttcttttcaagtgtgTATGATTATTGTGAGAGGAGTTATATGTGTTTACCTTATAATCAACTGTTACTTtattctgtctttgtttcaaaaatacatttatgaatAAACTTAGGAGGGAttacttagaaaaataattacttaaaagGTTTCGATGGAAATTTAAGATAAAGAGGAAATAATTTAGGGTTTCTTTGTGTGtgtaattaatatatatacatgtatattaaaataacatATGCTCATTATAAAACCAAAGTTACACATTGTAGGAAAgtacagagacaaaaaaaatttaaatgtccagAAATCTCACCACCTAAAAATGACCACAGTCACCATTTTAGTGAACATCCCTCCCGAGACATCTCTttatgcatatgtacatatatagatgAATGTATACAATTTTACATGAATTAGATATATTTactgttttgaaacttttttcagtcaacatgctttgaacatatttccatttattcaacactCAATAATATTAACTGATTACCTATTATCAGGCACTATTGTAGATGCCTAATATACTCAGTTGAACAAAACCAAGACTCCTGGTCTCATATGCTAAACTTACAGCAGGAGAGGACAGACAATGaataaaaacttaataaataagttatataGCATGTTGGAAGATAATATGTGCtatggataaaaagaaaaaagggagctCGGTAAGGGAGATCAGAGGCACCAGTCTGGTTACAATGTTAAGTAGGGTCATCAGAATAAATATAGACCCATCTCATCTGTTTTGATCACTACATAGCATTTTGTTGTCAACACTTTTGATTATTCTATACTTGTTTACACTCTCCCTTTTTTACTAAAATCAGGTAgcctataattatatttttcatggtCAACACTTTTAGTATTTTTAGTGTTGATTACTAAACTTAGTAtcctaacatttgcattatataattttttatatatactatGTCTTCATTTATAGCAACTTTGCACTCCCCAAATATTTCAGAGTTCAAaaattatgaagattaaaaagaACACCATacatagacattttttaaaagtgctgcTAGCTTTCTATTGTGGTAATTTtgtgaatatataaaaagaacagTAAATTTGCTTTGGTTAATGTCATGAATTCATTTTGTACTTAAATTTGACCATGGATGTATATTACCTAGAAACTACCAAACTTGTGAATGTCTGACTTCTTAGAAAATGTGTTCAGCTTCCTCATTCTTTCTATGTATATTTGCAGCTTTTAAACATACAAAGCTTATGTATGAACAGTATCATTTATTAGGGAACTTTCTACCTGTCTCCTTGGCTCGTTATGAATGTTCAGAATGTTTCTAGGAATCTTAGAATAGTTGAAGAGAGCAGCAAGGACCTCGGAGTGGAGACAGCCTTACTTATCTCAGTAGACTGAGAGCCTCACAACCCTTATCCACATCAGCCTTGGCCGATTACCAGTTACAGCCTTCCTCTTGCTTACATCATCTTGCCTTTGAGTGCAGTATCTCTTATCACTGCCTATATGCTAAATGAATAGTCAAGTGGttataattatgtttatgttcatttgaaatatttagtAGTCTACAAATGACCAGATTAAAATAACCCCCCAGATTTAATTTCGCTTACATTTTAGGTGTGAGTACTTGATACGAATTAAAGGACAAGAGTTCATCAGTCGAGTTCAAGCCAGTTACCCTCATCTACTTGAACAGGTAgggacagtttttttgttttttaaatcattcattaaattgattttctgataaattattttctgataATTACAGAGAGTAGTATTTTAGTGAAAAGAgaagtcaatttaaaaatacattttcttttttcaacaccCAGCATGATCTTAGAGAGTGCTATTCTTTGGATAACAGCAGATCCAGAATTAGAAAccttctgaaaaataatatttaagttaTGTTTCTGAGTATTTCTTCAACTAAGTtgcaataaattaaattatttgaggaaaaaaattgacTGGATAGTAGCATTTAATAGTTTTActatataaatttttcttaaaaggatTTGAGGAAGATAATTGTATTGCTCTTTCTAATCTTCCCAGAAAAGCAAGTAAGAACTTAGAGAATAGTTTGAGGGTCAAACACTTCCTAGCCACAGTCAATGGAAATAAAGGGTCCAGCTTATCCCAAAGGAGCACCCAGAAAATGGAAGATCTTTGGGATGATAGGCAAACAGTGATTGTCTTACAGGTCACTGAAAAGGTGTAGCCCTTTTCCTGCCTTAATGAAAAtggattttatttgttaatacacacatacacacacacacacgaagaaaCTCTATTGGTTTATGGCCTACAGAAATGCTGTTGAATGTAAATGAAATTCTGCTTTTGACATAAAAAATTATGTTGCCAGTAAACAAGTCAGTTTgcaataaattgaataaattagGTCTCTTGATTAATTTTTGTTGCAATGAAcaagatttacattttaatttatatacatttttttgtagCTGTTATCTACTTCAGACAATCCAGAAGATGAAAATGCAGAGTCACCAAGTATGTATACTAATACTAATTACTACATTTAAATATTAGAACCATTTGATACTGTTAAGATTGAAAgttgataattataataatgtacatttatattatgatttataatttacaatgaattttcaaatacattgttatttttcaaattttagtgCATATCATAATTGCCTGAGGAACTCTAAAAAATATTACAGATTTCTAGTCTCCACTTTAACCCTACTAAATTGAATCATAGTATCTGAAGGTGGGGCTTGAGCATCTATAGTTTTAACAAGCTTCAGACATCCAACCTAACCCTTGTTCTCAGACCAGTGTGGGAACGGGTGCACTATGACATTAGATTGCATACATATTCTCTCTATGAAACGGAGAGAGTAGAaaataatattctcatttttcaatAGGTactcagaggctcagagaggttaagtgacttgtccaccACCTTAAACTTGAAAGGTGATAGAGCCAATATTTGAACAAGCTCTTTACCCTTATCTAGTGTtaaattcaattcaataaatatttgttgtgctTCTGCTATTCTGGGGAAAGAATAGAGAACAGGATAAACATAACACCTGCTCTCATAAGCTAGTGGTCTAAGGAATACAGGCAAATACACAGataggagaacagtatggaaagtGTGCTCTGAGAGCACATGTGGGACAATTAGCCCAGACTTGGAAGATCAGAAAAGGCTTTCCAGAGAAAGTATTTGTCTTAGCACAGAATCAAAGGGAAGAATAGTAGTTAACCAAATAACAACGGGAGGAAAAGAATATTcttggcagagagaacagcacatGAAAGACTTAAGTGACAAAAGAGAACAGGCACACTTGAAGAACTGCACAAAATTCTGTATGGCTAGAAGTAGGATTTGCgaacagataaatgaatgaagcagGCTAGCTTAAGAGTGGTCAGCACTGTAGGCAGAATTTGACCCAAGAGCCATCAGTTTGTGGCTTCTGGAATAGAAGGCGAATGAGTAAGTGGCAAGAGATGAGGCTGAAGGGGTAAACAGGGTCCAGATTGCATAAGATATTGTAAGGCACAGTTGAATGTTATCCTAAAAGCAAAGGAATTGTTGGAATTTAAGAAGGAATGTGACACAttcagatttgtgtttttaaaaagccattctgGTTACAATGTTGAGAATGAATTAGACAGGAGCAATATTTtaggaggccactgcagtgatAGATATGAGTGATTACAATTGGCCTCTTTCAAAATTATGTTAAACATATTTGATTTAGAAagctcatttgttcattcagcatGGGGAAAAAGGAATCTCAGTGCTGGTGGGGATGATCCCAgcattctgtttctttctcccacTCATATTTATGCCAGATAATGCATATTTTGAATCTGAATGCAATATTCCATATTCCTATTTTAGTGACTGAACAtgtatatcattattttaaatttaagaaaggtAATACAAAATAGTACCTACACATTTTCTGGGCCTTATGTTTTTGATATTGTAATAACTCGCAATTTAGAAAATATACAGACTATCCcaatatgttttaaattctttattccGTATAGTTATTCATTTTGGACCTGGAGAAAACCGTTCAGAAGATGCAGTCATGATGAATACACCTGTTGTTAAAGCTGCTTTGGAAATGGGCTTTAGTAGAAGGCTGGTAAAGCAGACAGTTCAGAGTAAAATCCTAACAACTGGAGAGAATTACAAAACTGTCAGTGACCTTGTATTAGATTTACTTAATGCAGAAGATGAAAtaagggaagaggagaaagaaagagcaactGAGGAAAAAGAATCAGGTACACATATTTACTTACAGTCTCCATTTCCATAAGGATGTCACTGTGCATAAGTTATTGAAAATAGTCAATCCAGTGGATTTTAAGTTCAATATTCTGCATTTGAATTCTGAAAacttttttcacattaaaatatatttgagttgCTTATtagtaaattgaaaatataagtaaatatattgagTGAAAGCATTGTTTCctgctttttcttaatttctatttttattctggGTAATTGACTGTGTATGTAATTATTCATGGCACATTTTTGATCCCAGACTAGTTGCTCACTCCTCTTTGCTATAAATTGGGGTGGGATCAGGGACAATTACTAATTTTAATATTAGCGTAACAGTGTATCTCAGCCTGTGACTATAAATTAATGTACAAATTATGATTAAGTTTCCTATTTGCCCACACAGGAACCGAGTTCCCCTTTGGAGTGCCCCTCTGTTATTTAGGGGAGCTCTAAGACACTGTTTCCCATTCTCCCAAGACAAGTTATCCATGCCCTTCCATGCTAGCCTTGTCTGCTCCCTGTTGCCTCTACTGTGTTGAGGCTCATCCCCTCCTCTGGATGAGCATGTTCATTCTCATCTGGTTGCTCCACTGCCATCATCACTCTGGCCTGGACAGAGAGAAATGTTGATCTCTCCTTTGCCACTCCTTCCGAAGCATGGACCAGATCCAAGAGTCCTTTCAACACAGCTGAAAACAGACTACAACTTTTAACAAGCTCTTACTGGAGATTTAGGGATAACAGAAGGGCATTACATCACAGATGGCAGTTGACAGCTATAACTGTATGTGGCCTCTCTTGGTGCCCCTAAGCCCGTCCTCATGAATCTCTTTGCCTAGCTCCTGATTCATCTCTCTAGCTCTGGCCAGTTTTAACAAATGACTAGGAAAGTCCCAAGCAAAGCTCAGGCCCCCAAATATCCACAAAGCCCAGAATGAGAAAGGTTTGCCCCATATCCTTGTCCAAGGCCATCTGGGACCTCTTTCTTCCCAGAATGGTTGACGGTGAGATTGTCCACTCCATTCCCGGAAAAATCTACCCCTGGCCAACCCAGACAAACATATCAGATCATAGGAATACAGCATCCTCTATTTACCAAAGTGTGAATTATTCAGTTCTACATGTCACCAGTATAGCAGCAACGTAGTCCAAGTTCATCTTTGCCCAGCCAAGTTCTCCTTTTCATTGTGAAGTGAAGATAGGGCTGCATGTCCTTCCTGTAGTCCTCTCAGTCTTACCACTGGTTGTCAGTGAACACCTGCTCAAAGAAGAGAACACCCATTTCCACAATTGTTTATAGACCCTTAGAAGTCTAAAGCCATCCAGctataaaatacttatttttcttccaaaaaaaaaatcaacagtttccaGAGATGACTCCAAGTCAACAGTATACAATAACTTGGATTATCAAAAATACCCGTTAGCTTCTCAGCTCACTGTTATATCCATACTACCTAGCACAGTATCTGTATATAGTctgtgctcaagaaatatttttttgaatgacaatgaaaatacttaCATTTATGTTACTGACTATAGTTTCCCAGAACAGTAAGTGAGTGATTTCTTGACAGATGAGTAAGTAAAGAGGCAACTTAGGATATTTTTTCCGGGATAAAAGAATAATATGCTTCAAAGGTTTATTCAAGTCTTCACCTCTTATAAACCAGAATACAGTCTATGACTTTGAAGTGAGACTATTTTCTGCAGCTACTAGCAATCCAATTTTAGAAATCTTAAGAATTTCAGAGAACTTCTTACATTAGTTCaagtaaaatgtaattaaaaaattaaaaaattaatgtacttTAACATCaagtataaattatattttaattttctaaaatatcacTACTTCTTAACCATAGATTACTTAACAATACGTTAAGTTCTAATTCTTCCATCCCTCTGGCTGTTATTTCTTTGTTCCTACTACTGTTGAAATTGCCAAGGCCTGATGGTTCATTTGTTCAACAGGTATTTGTGGAACATTgactttgtgccagacactgttctaggtcctgatccttttctcatttattctcagAGCTTCAATTCTCTTCAGAATGTATATCTCGAGGCTGGACTTTCTGACTAAGCACTGTTTTTTATTCCTTACtaaacaattctatttatatgtCCTATTATTTGACAAAGTGAGAGTTTCTAAAATCTAACGGTCATCTCCCCTCAAATAATTCTTCTTTAGACAGCCcaacttctctttttattttatagaaaagctTTATGGATCATGGTAAAACTATATGATAGTTAATTAATAAACTTGGAATCATAAGTCATATTCCAAAGAGATAATAAAATTGCAGAGTTTCAAATGTAAAGTATTTTACCACTAGATACAAAATCTAGATTTGGAAGAAGAATACAGAGATCGTATAGGACAGGAAGGTATTGACAAGtaggatttatttttcaaaatgctgttagtaccaaaaaaaaaaaaaaaatgctgttagtGCCTTTCCCCCCTTACTATAAAACATTGAGGTAATAGCAATATCATGTCTAATTTTgggaaataataattaattaataatttcatcttaaaatagaattttaaagaagttttatgGGTGActgataatttaagaaaaaaatgttctatcATTTTAATTCCCTTGATTTTGCCTTTCCCCACTTTGACTAGACTggattaaaatttcaattttatttggtTCTAAGTTTTATTTGGTTAAAGGATTGGCAGTATTGCAGAATGGTAGAGAGCATAGATTATGAAACCAAATTGCCTCAGTTTGACTTTTGCTAGTTGTGCATCCTTTAGCAATTTACTTGCCTCACTGTACCTCTATTTTCTTATCTGCTAAATAAGGGTACTAGTACCTACCTcaaagggctgttgtgaagatgaaatgagttaatccaTGGAAAGTGCCTACCACAGTGCTCAGTGTTAGTTCTTATTATAAGTAGAGTTATTATCAAGCACGGGGCATCAGGTACCCCCAAAGCTAGCAATCAACTTCAGTGCCAACTgattatgaattatggttttttcattcagttatatgtgtatatgtggaaGGAAGTTTGTGGGCAGAGTTTGAACGTGattgtgtttgtgttcttttctaTAAAGATGACCTGTCATTAATCCGGAAGAATAGAATGGCACTTTTTCAACATTTGACTTGTGCGCTTCCAATCCTGGATAGTCTACTAACTGCCAGAGTGATTAGCGAGCAAGAACGTGATGTTattaaacaaaaaacacagacaTCCTTACAAGCAAGAGAACTGATTGATACTATCTTAGTAAAAGGAAATTTTGCAGCCACCATATTCAAAAACTCTCTACAAGAAATTGACCCCATGTTATACCAGCATTTATTTGGTGAGTGCTGGAAAATTACTTTTGGAACTTCCTAGGTCAAttgaaaatatgcttttattaaTGATTTGTGATTATTGAAAATAATTCAACCTAATTTATAAACTATTAATTGTACAAAAAGATTGAAGGCTTTCATTGCCTTGACATTATGAAAATTATCTATAGTATTTGGCCAGAGTCTAAActgttagtttaaaaatatatattctgtgaCTAAATATTGTTAATCTTATTTGTCATAGTAatgcttttgctttttctccCTTAGTGCAACAAGACATAAAATACATTCCCACAGAAAATGTTTCAGGTAAAATAgtattaataatttaaatcagtagaaaacattgttttttattttcttggcttttcattggaggagaagcagcaaattgccttttattaaaatttttttttctcttcttagatTTACCAATGGAAGAACAATTGAGGAGACTACAAGAAGAAAGAACATGTAAAGTGTGTATGGACAAAGAAGTGTCCATAGTGTTTATTCCTTGCGGTCACCTAGTAGTTTGCAAAGATTGTGCCCCTTCTCTAAGAAAATGCCCTATTTGTAGAGGTACAATCAAGGGTACAGTTCGTACATTTCTTTCATGAAGAAGATCTAAAACTTTGTCTAAACTTTAGAATTAGTAGATTACATGTATTGTAATTTTAACTTTGATACTGATTTGGTTTCTTTaagatttcttatttatttacaacaattttgttttatataaatatttatgtaaaacaacatacatattttatgtagCAAGGGAATGATAGGCTTTTGTTTTTGGAACAAAAAACAGGGATAGCACTATAAGTACAATACTAAAGGAAAATTTCAGCACTATTGAAATTGTAAGTGAAGTAAAATTTAAGATTTTGAACTGaactttcagaattttaaatattttggagctGTATTAAGGATCAGGAACATGGATTCTCTTGCTTTTTCCATCAATGTCCTATACATAGAAGGTCttgatgtttgttgaatgacttttCAGGACATGATGTTTTTATAAAGAATTCTGTGAGGAACATTTTAATAAAGCAATCAAAATTACGCTTGTTCTTAATACCTTCATTTCTATGATAATCGGATAGTTTACTGACTCCCagcctccttccatccctccctaAGACCTCTTGAATATTGAACTACAGTTTAGATCCCTTTCTGTAAGATGCTTCTTCATTTATACTTGTAGAGCATAGGGGTCAACCACACCTGGCTTTAATCTATAGGATTTTATAGGATGTCTGAGTCAAAATCAAATAATCTTCCCAgtaaatttctttattcatttgtctgttgattcattcaaGGAAGTCTCATGCCTGCCCTACCCATTGGGAAAAGCCCCTAGTTTTATTCTCTCCACTTTGGTATTAATTCTGGGACTTGAAAAGTACACTGGTTAGCAGTGTTTGGAACAAACAGCTTGTTCTCATAAATCAATTTGTTCTGTACTGCCAGTGTGCAGaaaaatttccttctttgcatTACTTTTTGGTACTCAACATGTCCAATTCATAATTCTCTATCCTTTGCTTCCTGTAGAGTTTTTAGGGCTTTAAAACCAGAAGTGACACTATAGTTGGGAATAGTCTGGAGAGACAAGCAAAGGCCAATCATCTAAACCAGTTCTAGATGTCTGCTGGAGTTCTACAGAAAGATTAGGAACCAAGCAAGAGGGGGAGATTCCATCTCTTCATTCTGATGCTGGGAGACTACTTAGGATGCAACTGATTTTGCCTCTTTGTTAGAAGATTCAGTTGGCTAGCCTCATGCTAACCACAGTGTCCTGCTGGGGTGCAAGGCTGAATCCATTGTATTATTGCTTAGGTGATTTGTAACTCAGCTTGAAGATAAATATTTAGATAGTATATACCCTTCTTGCAGCAGCTATTTTTTATCTGGTTCTTAGTTCATACTACATTTAATATTTGAACTTTGCCATCTCCACTGTGAAACTCTTGCTCATTTCTCATTTTGGTAATATATGTATAGCTAACATAACCAACTTATTTATCCAAATATTTTGTTATCTGCCTAAGTGTTAGTTAAATTgaaattttgttttggaaaaaaaaagtcactgtagATAATAATGGTAGCTTCACTTGCTGATGGCATGTTTTTAGGTGCTTGACATTAGGCATGCTTTTAGGTGCTTGACATTAGGCATGCTTTTAGGTGCTtgacatgcattcattcatttgattctCTCCCAACTTCACCCACCATCCAACTTGGACTTCAGTCCCCAGAATTGGGTAGATAATTCAAACCtcaatatacaatatataataagCGTTATAATTCAGAACTTTGCAATGGGCTTAATTTCATACTTAGGTTATGCTCCTTATAACTTCCATCCATTCTTTTTATCCATTTCCTTATATTACTTGATACTATTAGCCATTAAATTCCTTTGCA
It encodes:
- the BIRC3 gene encoding baculoviral IAP repeat-containing protein 3, producing the protein MNIVENSIFLSNLMKSANMFELKYDFSCELYRMSTYSAFPAGVPVSERSLARAGFYYTGVNDKVKCFCCGLMLDNWKQGDNPIEKHKKLYPSCSFVQNLNSANISGATSQPTFPSSVTNSTYSLLPSLENSGYFSGSYSSFPSNLLNSGPNQDFSALRISPYRCAMNTEKARLLTFQMWPLTFLSPTDLAKAGFYYIGPGDRVACFACGGKLSNWEPKDDAVSEHLRHFPNCPFLGNQLQGTSRYTVSNLSMQTYAARFKTFCNWPSSVPVHPEQLASAGFYYMGHSDDVKCFCCDGGLRCWESGDDPWVEHAKWFPRCEYLIRIKGQEFISRVQASYPHLLEQLLSTSDNPEDENAESPIIHFGPGENRSEDAVMMNTPVVKAALEMGFSRRLVKQTVQSKILTTGENYKTVSDLVLDLLNAEDEIREEEKERATEEKESDDLSLIRKNRMALFQHLTCALPILDSLLTARVISEQERDVIKQKTQTSLQARELIDTILVKGNFAATIFKNSLQEIDPMLYQHLFVQQDIKYIPTENVSDLPMEEQLRRLQEERTCKVCMDKEVSIVFIPCGHLVVCKDCAPSLRKCPICRGTIKGTVRTFLS